The DNA window GGATTCAATTTCATCTAATTTTTCATCAGGCACACCGTATCGAACAGGTTTTACATTGCCTTTTCTTACGCGCATGAAAATAACATTGAATACTGATGTAATAACATGAAAATGTTTTCCTAATGGGAGGAAACAAAGGAAGAAGAAGAATATTAAATCATGTATGAAGTAAGAAATTATATGAATTTTTTGAAGAGCTGAAATTGAAACGAATTGTAAAATTAATGTTTCAAACCATACAAGTGAGAGAGGTGGAATAAATTCAGTTGTAATACCTTTTTGAATTTCCGCTGCAAAGAAAGTCGCTTCAAAAAGAGATTCAGAAATCATAAGACCTGAAATTAAGCAAAGAACAAATACAGCTTCTGCAGTGTGGTCTTTTCCATACTTTGCTGGAACTGCATATCTTGCAGGCTTAAAAATACCTCTTCTTATCATAGCAATAATACATGCAGTAAGAACACCTGTGGCTGCATAATCCTTTATTACATTATAAATATGGCCTAAAATTCCCCCTAAACCAGGCAAAACAAAATCTTCTTTTAAACCTATAACAACAAGGGAAATCGATCTAACAGAAAGAATTAAAAAGCCTGCAAATATTAAAATGTGAAGAACACCTGCAAGCATATAACGGGGCTGTTTATATTGCCCAAGCCATATAACAAGGACATTTTTTATTCTTGCTGGTAAATTATCAAATCTTTCATCAGGGGCAGCCAAAATAATAGGTGCAAGCCTTTTTGCTATAATGTAGGTAAAAAAAGCAATCCCAACAACTGGGATTATAAGAGCAAAAATAGCTAAAGGAATACCTAAAATTGAGGCTTTAGCTGGAGAAATCAATACAGCATTCATTTTGTTTAAAGTCTCCTTTCTCAAAAAAGTTTTTGGTTTTAGTGTTTTAGTTAAAAATGATTAAAAAAAATAAATGAATGAACATTCATTCATTTATTTTTATCCCTAATAAACAAATTAATATGAGTCAAGAAAAAAATTAATCAATATTAATTTTTAGATTTTCTCTCATTTCTACAATACTTATGAAAATGAGATAAAAATTTATTATTTACGGATTCATCTCATATTGACCTTTGAGAGCATAAATATAATTTTCCCATATTTTTTTGAATCTATCGTTATTGGGAACAGGACTTTTAATTATTTTCAGGCAGAAATCTTTTTGCTTTTGCGTGCTGCTTGGTTTGGAAAAAATTTCCAATGCATATTTAGAAAAATCTCTAACTAAGACATCAAAAATCTCATCAATTAAATCATTTTCAATATTAAACATTTTACAGCTTTCTAAAATTAATTGTCCATAAGCAACTAATGTAAAGGCTTCACCTAAAGAAAGCATAAAATCAAAATCTCTGCTTTGATTTTCATCGGGTGTTGCTTTAACTAAAAATGTTTTTAATAATTCAATTTGTTCTTTAAAAACATTTACATTGGGCAAATCTACTGAATTATAGGCAATATGATAATCGTGGAATTGAATTTTTCCTAAGCCGCTTGTAGAGCCTTGTTTGAAAAGGAAATCATCATTTGCAGCGTCATCTCGTCTTGAAACTTCGGGGTATGTTTTAGGATTAAAGAAGAAATTTTTCATGAATTTTACAATTAAAGCCATATTTACATGAGCTGTTCCTTCCAGTTTTGGAAGCATATTGATTTCATGGCCGGCTATTTCAAAGAAAGGTTCTTTTTCAAATCCTTTTGCAGCAATAATATCCCATAATATATTTATAATTTGTTCTCCCTGCATTGTTACTTTCATTTTTACCATAGGATTATAAAGCAAGTAACGCCTGTCTTCTAATGATGCTGAACGCATATAATCATTAGCTCTTTCAGCAAAAAGCTTCATAGCTATTAACCTGCAGTAAGCATCTGTAAAAAGTTTCTTTATATGTGGAAAATCTGTAACGTGCTTGCCATAAACAACTCGATTTGCAGCATGGTCTATGGATTCATAAAAAGCATGAGTACATAAACCTATTGCCCCCCATCCCAAATTAAATTTACAAATATTAATGGTATTTAGCATGTCATCCCAAGCTTTCTTACCTTTTTCTAAAATATCTTCTTCAACAATTGGGTAATCATGAAGAGCATATTCAGCCACATAAAATTCTTCATTAACTACATTTTTAATACATTCATATTTTTCGTGCTTAGAATCTACTACAAACCATACATATTCGCCTGTGTCTGACATTTTAGCAAAAGTTGAAACTAAAGCTGCTTCATTACCATTACCAATATAATATTTATCGCCATTAGCGATATATGTCCCATCAGACTGAGGAGCAAGCATCATATCAGTTGAATAAATATCAGCTCCATGCTCTTTTTCAGAAAGACCAAAAGCAAATACTCCACCTTCAGCTAAAAGCTTACCTGTTTTGTGCTTTACAGCTTCATTGCTTCCCAAAAAAATAGGACCTAAACCAAGCATTGTAACTTGAAAGGTGTACCAATAATTAATACCATAAAACCCTGTTATTTCAGAAAATTCGCAGTTTCTATAGGTATCCCATCGACATCCTTCAATTCCATAACCAGAAGGAGTCATGATATGGGCAAAAATTTTTTCTTTTTTTAAAAATTCTACAAAATCATAATTCCAAATTTTTTCATGATAATCTTTTTTTAATTTTTTTAATCCTTTATTTTCAAAAAATTCGAGTGTTTTTAACATGATTTGCTTAGAAATCTCATCAGGATATTTGCGCGCATGTTTTTTAGGATTTAACAGTATCATTAATAAAACCTCCCCTTAAATTAGTGAATAACTAATAACGTAAATGGTGAATAAGTTAAATTGGGCATCCTTAAATTGTAATAAATGATTTTTTTTGGTTTTGTCTAATAATAAAATTTTTATGTCAAGCTTTTTTTACACTTGATCATCAAGTAATCCTTTACGTTCAATATGTTTTAAGATATTTTGATACCTACTCGGTAAAATTAAGATTGGTATAGAAAGGATTTTTGAGAAATGAATAAATTAGAATTATTAAGCATTATACAATGTGGAGAAACAAGTAAAATACAATTTAAAGAAAAACTAACTTCCACAGATTCATTTGCAGCAGAAATGATAGCTATGTCAAACTCTTTAGGCGGAACAATATTGTTGGGGGTGCAGGATAAAACAGGAAATATAAAAGGTTTAAGCCCCGAAGAAATACACGGGTATAATACCAAAATAGGAAATATGGCTACAAATAACATAATTCCTCTCATTTATATAACAACCGAAGTTATAATTATAGAAGATAAAAAATTACTTCTTGTTCACATTGAAGAAGGTGTAAATAAACCTTACAAAGACAGAAATAGCGTGATATGGATAAAACAAGGCTCTGATAAAAGAAAAGTTACAGATAATGCCGAACTTTTAAGGTTATTTCAAAAAAGCGGGAATTTATATATAGACGAAATGGAAGTTTATAATACAAATATAGAAGATGTAAACAAAGATAAATTCAGAGAGTACTACAAAAAAGAATTTGAGGAAGAATTAGAAGAAAGCAATTTATCTTATGAACAGATTTTAAAAAATATAATTATAATAAGAAACAATAAATTAACACTTGGCGGATTACTGTTTTTTGGGAAAAATCCTCAAAAATTTAAACCTGCATTTTGTATAAAGGCTGTATCATTTTTCGGCAATGAAATAGAAGGCACAGAATACCGAGACAGCAAAGATATAAAAGGAACGATACCAGAAATTTTTGATAAAGGTATGAGTTTTTTTACTTCAAATCTTCACTGGGTCCAAAAAGGACAGGATTTTAATTCAATTGGAATACTGGAAATATCAAAAATAGCACTCGAAGAACTGCTACAAAATGCTTTGGTTCATAGAGATTATTCAAAAAATGCTCCTGTAAGGCTTTTAATCTTTGATAATAGAGTTGAAATAATAAGTCCGGGAAGATTGCCAAACAGTCTGACAATTGAAAATATAAAATCAGGAAACGCCGTTGTAAGAAATAATTTATTATCTACATTTTGTTCAAAAATAATGAAATACAGAGGTTTAGGTTCAGGCGTTAAAAGAGCTGTAAAAGAACAGCCTAATATTAAGTTGATAAATGATGTAGAAGGAGAGCAATTTATTGCTATAATACCTCGAAAAATTACAAAATAACTGACATATCATTCAGCTGACTAAGGCTAAACTTAAAGGCTAATTCAAATTTTATTACTAAAAAATAGAAATGATATGTCAGTTTATTTCATTCATTATTAGCTACTAAATTTTCAACAATTTCCTGAAGATTTTTAGCACTAACATTTTCAGGCATTACAGGTTCACCTACAATTAATTTGATTTTTGAGAAAAATCTTTTTGGAAGTCGAGTAAATGCTCTTCCGCCTTTATGACTGAAAAAACTTCCCCAAAGGCCAATTAGCGCCATTGGAATTACTGGAACAGGATTAGTTTGTATTATTCTTTCTATTCCTGTTTTAAATTCGTTTATATTGCCATCTACGGTTAATTTTCCTTCTGGAAATATACATACAATATCATTTTCAGAAAGCGCTTTTGAAATTTCTGTAAATGCATTTTCATAAGTTTCAGGATCTCTATGTCTCGATGTAATAGGTATAGCCTTGCCTGTTTTAAATATAAAACTTAATACTGGGATATTAAAAATTTCTTTATCAATAACAAAGCGGGCAGGACTTCTACAGGCTCCAGCTATTATAAGTCCATCAACATAACTTACATGATTGCAAACAAGAACTGCGGGGCCTTCTTTGGGGATTAATTGAAGATTTTTATGCTTAATTCTATACATTATATGGGTAAGCAGCCAAATAAGGCATCTCATTGTAAATTCGGGAATAATTGTATAAATATAAACAGCTATGAGTATGTTTAAAACTACAAGAACAAAGAAAAACTGGGGAATTGTAAGTCCCATGATTCCTATAAGTACGCCGGCAAATGCCGCTGCAAGAACCATAAATAATGAATTCCATATATTATTTCCGGCGATAATTCTGGCACGAAATTCTGGACTGCTCCTAATTTGAAGAATAGAATAAAGGGGAACAATATAAAAACCTCCAAATAAGCCTATTAAAATTAAATCTAACAAAACTCTTATGCTGCCAGGAGTTTTTAAAAATTCTCCTATACCCATAAGATAATCAATATTAGGAGGCGAATAAGCAAAAACAAGGTCAATGCCAAATATGCTTAAACCCAAAGAACCAATCGGAACAATTCCATATTCTATCCTTTTTCCAGAAAGCCATTCACAAAGCAACGACCCAATACCAACACCTACTGAAAACATTGTAAGAAGCAAAGTAACTATACCTTCAGATCCATGTAGCACATTTTTAGCATAATTAGGTATTTGAGTTAGATAAGATACTCCAAGAGCCCAATACCATGATATCCCTAAAACTGTTAAAAATATTATTCTTTCTTTGCAAACAAATTTTACTGTTTGATAAGTCTGAGAGAATGGATTTAAGCTTATTTTAATATTTGGAGAAGTAGAAGGAGCGGATGGAATAAAAAGGCTTGTTGTCCATCCCAGAGTTGCAATTAAACATACAATAATTGATACAAATATTGTTCCATTTTCCATTTGAACAAGAACTCCGCCTGTTATTGTTCCGAGCAGTATCGAAACAAAAGTTCCCATTTCAACCATAGCATTTCCGCCAACTATTTCGCCAGTTTTTAAATGCTGAGGTATTATACTGTATTTGATTGGACCAAAAAATGTTGACTGGGCTCCCATAAAAAAAAGTATCAGCATTAGCGCTATCAAGCTATCAAAATAAAAAGCTACAGCAGCCGATGTCATTATTACAATTTCCATTAATTTAATGATTTTGATCAGAAAAGATTTATCGTATTTGTCCGCTATTTGACCAGCAGTTGCTGAAAATATAAAAAACGGTAATATAAACAGTCCTGCTGCCGAATTAATCCAAATATCAGTGCTCCCTGATAAAATTTGACTGTATTTATACGCAATCAATATTATGAGTGCGTTTTTATATACATTATCATTAAAGGCCCCAAAGAATTGAGTCCAAAAAAAAGGAGCGAATCTTTTTATTGTAAGAAGTCCAAACTGGCTTTTTTCGTTGTTATTTTCCTCGTTCATTATTTTTTCCATAGTTAGTTTAATTAATAAAATGGGCATTCTTTATTTTTTAATCTTACATTTCGCTCTTTAAAATGTAAATTTTTATAAAAGGCGAATTTAGGCTTTTTCAATAAGTCCCGTAGGGACGAACTGTTTGTAGTATTTTGTTCATTCGTCAAATTTAAGCTCCATAGGAGCGACCTGTTGAATGAATAACTATCTTAAATTTACACAAACAGGTCGCTCCTACGGAGCTTAATTGGGTTTTAATTAAAATTGCTACAAACAGTTCGCTCCTAACGGAGCTAATAAAAAAATAATTCCTTTTCTAAAGAGCGAAATGTGAGTTTAATATAATAAAAAAGTATCTTTAACATATTTTTGTTTTGAAAAAAATATAAAATTTTAAGCTTCAGTTTAATAATTTTTTGATTTTTTGAACTTTCTTTTCTAAATCAATTGTGGCATGATGCGTCTATCGATTTATTGAATTTTGAATGTTGGGTTATTTCATTAAAAAAGATGAAAGGAAAATAATATGGCTCAAAGACGAACAACTCCAAGACTCCTCATAGTAACTCCTGAGGTTGCCTATTTACCAAAAGAAATGGGAGATATGGCAAATTATCTCAGCGCAAAAGCTGGAAGTTTGGGTGATATTTCCGCTTCGCTTATAAATGCTTTATTTGAAAAAGGAATAGATGTTCATATAGCTTTGCCTGACTATCGTTCTATTTTTAATGCAAGAGTAGCTCCATTAATAGCTAAAGAAATAAGAAATATACGTAAAAACATACCAGAAAATAGAATACATCTTGCCGAAGATAGGGCTTTTTTTTATCGTGACAGCATATACCATGGAGACGATAATGCATTGCTTTCAATTTCGTTTCAGAGAGAAGTTATGAACAATATAATTCCACTTGTTCAGCCAGATATTATCCATTGTCATGGATGGATGACGGGTTTAATTCCAGGTATGGCAAGGCATATGGGAATTCCTTGTTTGTTCACTGTACATAATATTCGTGTAATTAAATCAACGTTATCATTTATCGAAGATAAGGGAATTGATGCGCTTGCTTGCTGGAAATATTTTTATTATGAAAGAATGCCCATCAGCTATGAAGAATCGCTGGAAAATAATAATGTTGACTTTTTAATAAGCGGCATTTTCGGTGCTCATTTTGTCAATACTGTAAGTCCTACATTTCTACAAGAAATTATTTGTAAAAAATTTGACTTTATAGACGAAAATTTAAGAAGAGAGCTTAAAAATAAATGGAATGCTGGGTGTGCTACAGGAATTCTTAATGCGCCTGCACCTTCTTTTAATCCATCAACTGATAAAACACTTTACCAAAATTATAATCCTAATGACCATAAAGAAGGTAAAAATAATAATAAAATAAAGATTCAAGAACAATTCGGACTGATCAAAGACGAAAATGCTCCGCTTTTTTTCTGGCCTTCTCGTCTTGATAACGAAAACAAAGGATCTCAGCTTTTAGTAGAGATACTTTATAAAATTATATCAAAATACTGGAATAATAATCTTCAAGTTATATTTGTAACTAATGGAAGATTAAGAAGCGCATTTAGCGACCTTGTAAATTTTCATGGATTTCATAATCGAGTTGCGATATGTGATTTTGACGATAAAGTTTCGCGCCAAGCTTTTGCTGCATCAGATTTTATTTTTATGCCTTCATTTATTGAGCCATGCGGGCTTTATCAGATGATAGCTATTATTTATGGAGCTTTACCTATTATTTACGATACTGGAGGTCTTCGCGATACTGTTTCTCATCTTGATGTTAAAAATAATAATGGAAATGGCTTTGTTTTTAAACATTTTGATTCAAATGGTCTTTTTTGGGCTGTTACTCAAGCTATGGAATTTTTTTGTCTTCCCCAAGATATAAAAGAGGCTCAAATAAAAAGGATTATGGAACAGGGACTTAAAAAATTCAATTATAGTGTTACTGTTGATTATTATGTTGATTTATATGAAAAAATGCTCAAAAGACCACTTCTTAATTCCTTTTAATAATAAGGTTTACAAAAAATTATGGAAAAAATTCATCCTTTTGCGGAGAATCGTTTAGAAAAAATTCTTAAAATTGACTCCCTCCTTATACCCTATGAAAAAGAAATTTTAAAACGAATTAATAACATTTTGGTAACTGAAGAAAAACTGACTCAAGGTAAAATGTCCCTTTCGGAATTTGCCTCTGGCCATGAATACTTTGGTCTTCATTTTAGGGATAATAAATGGATATTTAGAGAATGGGTGCCTAATGCGTCTAAAATTTATCTTATCGGAAATATGACTGACTGGAAGGAAAAAGAAGAATTCGCTTTAGGAAAAATAAATAATGATGGCGTCTGGGCAATAGAAATGCCTTCTTATGCGATGAATCATGGAGATCACTTCCGATTAAAAATTATATGGGATGGAGGCTCAGGTGATCGTATTCCAGCTTATGCAAGACGAGTTGTCCAAGATCATAGCACTTTGATTTTTAACGCTCAAGTTTGGAAGCCAGAGCCTCCTTATAAATGGAGGTATCCAGATTTTAAACGCTCTAAAAAGCCTCCTATAATTTATGAAGCCCATATAGGCATGGCTCAAGAAGATGAAAGAGTTGGAACTTTTATAGAATTTACTGACAAAATTTTACCGAAAATTGCATCCCTTGGATATAATACAATTCAATTAATGGCTATCCAAGAAC is part of the Desulfobacterales bacterium genome and encodes:
- a CDS encoding acyl-CoA dehydrogenase, yielding MILLNPKKHARKYPDEISKQIMLKTLEFFENKGLKKLKKDYHEKIWNYDFVEFLKKEKIFAHIMTPSGYGIEGCRWDTYRNCEFSEITGFYGINYWYTFQVTMLGLGPIFLGSNEAVKHKTGKLLAEGGVFAFGLSEKEHGADIYSTDMMLAPQSDGTYIANGDKYYIGNGNEAALVSTFAKMSDTGEYVWFVVDSKHEKYECIKNVVNEEFYVAEYALHDYPIVEEDILEKGKKAWDDMLNTINICKFNLGWGAIGLCTHAFYESIDHAANRVVYGKHVTDFPHIKKLFTDAYCRLIAMKLFAERANDYMRSASLEDRRYLLYNPMVKMKVTMQGEQIINILWDIIAAKGFEKEPFFEIAGHEINMLPKLEGTAHVNMALIVKFMKNFFFNPKTYPEVSRRDDAANDDFLFKQGSTSGLGKIQFHDYHIAYNSVDLPNVNVFKEQIELLKTFLVKATPDENQSRDFDFMLSLGEAFTLVAYGQLILESCKMFNIENDLIDEIFDVLVRDFSKYALEIFSKPSSTQKQKDFCLKIIKSPVPNNDRFKKIWENYIYALKGQYEMNP
- a CDS encoding putative DNA binding domain-containing protein, with the protein product MNKLELLSIIQCGETSKIQFKEKLTSTDSFAAEMIAMSNSLGGTILLGVQDKTGNIKGLSPEEIHGYNTKIGNMATNNIIPLIYITTEVIIIEDKKLLLVHIEEGVNKPYKDRNSVIWIKQGSDKRKVTDNAELLRLFQKSGNLYIDEMEVYNTNIEDVNKDKFREYYKKEFEEELEESNLSYEQILKNIIIIRNNKLTLGGLLFFGKNPQKFKPAFCIKAVSFFGNEIEGTEYRDSKDIKGTIPEIFDKGMSFFTSNLHWVQKGQDFNSIGILEISKIALEELLQNALVHRDYSKNAPVRLLIFDNRVEIISPGRLPNSLTIENIKSGNAVVRNNLLSTFCSKIMKYRGLGSGVKRAVKEQPNIKLINDVEGEQFIAIIPRKITK
- a CDS encoding MFS transporter → MNEENNNEKSQFGLLTIKRFAPFFWTQFFGAFNDNVYKNALIILIAYKYSQILSGSTDIWINSAAGLFILPFFIFSATAGQIADKYDKSFLIKIIKLMEIVIMTSAAVAFYFDSLIALMLILFFMGAQSTFFGPIKYSIIPQHLKTGEIVGGNAMVEMGTFVSILLGTITGGVLVQMENGTIFVSIIVCLIATLGWTTSLFIPSAPSTSPNIKISLNPFSQTYQTVKFVCKERIIFLTVLGISWYWALGVSYLTQIPNYAKNVLHGSEGIVTLLLTMFSVGVGIGSLLCEWLSGKRIEYGIVPIGSLGLSIFGIDLVFAYSPPNIDYLMGIGEFLKTPGSIRVLLDLILIGLFGGFYIVPLYSILQIRSSPEFRARIIAGNNIWNSLFMVLAAAFAGVLIGIMGLTIPQFFFVLVVLNILIAVYIYTIIPEFTMRCLIWLLTHIMYRIKHKNLQLIPKEGPAVLVCNHVSYVDGLIIAGACRSPARFVIDKEIFNIPVLSFIFKTGKAIPITSRHRDPETYENAFTEISKALSENDIVCIFPEGKLTVDGNINEFKTGIERIIQTNPVPVIPMALIGLWGSFFSHKGGRAFTRLPKRFFSKIKLIVGEPVMPENVSAKNLQEIVENLVANNE
- a CDS encoding glycogen/starch synthase; this translates as MAQRRTTPRLLIVTPEVAYLPKEMGDMANYLSAKAGSLGDISASLINALFEKGIDVHIALPDYRSIFNARVAPLIAKEIRNIRKNIPENRIHLAEDRAFFYRDSIYHGDDNALLSISFQREVMNNIIPLVQPDIIHCHGWMTGLIPGMARHMGIPCLFTVHNIRVIKSTLSFIEDKGIDALACWKYFYYERMPISYEESLENNNVDFLISGIFGAHFVNTVSPTFLQEIICKKFDFIDENLRRELKNKWNAGCATGILNAPAPSFNPSTDKTLYQNYNPNDHKEGKNNNKIKIQEQFGLIKDENAPLFFWPSRLDNENKGSQLLVEILYKIISKYWNNNLQVIFVTNGRLRSAFSDLVNFHGFHNRVAICDFDDKVSRQAFAASDFIFMPSFIEPCGLYQMIAIIYGALPIIYDTGGLRDTVSHLDVKNNNGNGFVFKHFDSNGLFWAVTQAMEFFCLPQDIKEAQIKRIMEQGLKKFNYSVTVDYYVDLYEKMLKRPLLNSF